The following proteins come from a genomic window of Musa acuminata AAA Group cultivar baxijiao chromosome BXJ1-7, Cavendish_Baxijiao_AAA, whole genome shotgun sequence:
- the LOC135678527 gene encoding mitochondrial carrier protein CoAc2-like isoform X2, whose product MAEERGRKMATAAEENWRGGGVPLIVKELVAGGVAGGVSKTAVAPLERVKILFQTRRAEFHSVGLLGSFQKILQTEGLLGFYRGNGASVARIVPYAALHFMAYEQYRRWIILGFPNIGKGPVLDLISGSIAGGTAVIFTYPLDLVRTKLAYQVVGSSRLKNRGPYHSSEQVYRGILDCILKMYRKNGLRGLYRGVGPSLYGIFPYSGLKFYFYEELKMHVPEEHKKDVVVKLACGSVAGLLGQTITYPLDVVRRQMQVAPSVAIGFTVYDAMKSWLKVPSRDEAAVITVRAENKSNHPSSLHSG is encoded by the exons ATGGCGGAGGAGAGGGGAAGAAAGATGGCGACGGCGGCGGAGGAGAACTGGAGGGGTGGAGGGGTCCCCCTCATCGTGAAGGAGCTCGTCGCCGGGGGCGTCGCTGGAGGCGTCTCGAAGACGGCCGTCGCGCCGCTCGAGCGCGTCAAGATCCTGTTCCAG ACTAGAAGGGCAGAATTTCATAGCGTGGGATTGTTGGGATCCTTCCAGAAGATTTTACAGACAGAAGGTTTATTAGGGTTCTACAG GGGGAATGGAGCTAGTGTTGCTCGAATTGTTCCCTATGCAGCTTTGCATTTTATGGCATATGAACAATATCGACGGTGGATCATTCTAGGTTTTCCCAATATTGGAAAAGGTCCTGTACTTGATCTTATTTCAGGGTCGATAGCGGGAGGAACTGCAGTTATTTTTACTTACCCTCTTGATTTAGTACGTACAAAGCTGGCATATCAG GTTGTAGGATCATCAAGGCTGAAAAATAGAGGACCTTATCACTCCTCTGAACAGGTTTATCGGGGGATCCTTGATTGTATTTTGAAGATGTACAGAAAGAATGGCTTAAGAGGCCTATATCGTGGTGTAG GTCCATCATTATATGGAATCTTCCCATATTCTGGTCTCAAGTTTTATTTTTATGAGGAGTTGAAGATGCATGTTCCTGAAGAGCATAAAAAGGATGTAGTTGTGAAGCTTGCATGTGGATCAGTTGCTGGTTTATTGGGGCAAACGATAACATACCCCCTTGATGTTGTTAGACGACAAATGCAG GTTGCACCTTCTGTGGCAATAGGATTTACAGTTTACGATGCCATGAAGTCATGGCTTAAGGTCCCATCCCGAGATGAAGCGGCTGTCATTACAGTACGGGCCGAGAATAAGAGTAACCATCCATCATCCCTTCACTCAGGCTga
- the LOC135678528 gene encoding abscisic acid receptor PYL9-like → MEPHHHPTSQGLTQEEMAELEPVIRAHHTFPPAPGTCTSLITQHIDAPLRAIWPVVRSFDRPQRYKHFIKSCNVVHGDGGVGSVREVTVVSGLPASTSVERLEILDDDRHILSFRVMGGEHRLRNYRSVTSVTEFHKEGKAYTVVLESYVVDVPEGNTEEDTKMFTDVVVKLNLQKLAAVAMASSS, encoded by the coding sequence atggaGCCTCATCACCACCCCACTTCCCAGGGGTTGACCCAGGAGGAGATGGCAGAGCTGGAGCCGGTGATCCGAGCGCATCACACCTTCCCCCCCGCGCCGGGGACGTGCACCTCGCTCATCACGCAGCACATCGACGCGCCGCTGCGCGCCATCTGGCCCGTCGTCCGGAGCTTCGACAGGCCACAGCGCTACAAGCACTTCATCAAGAGCTGCAACGTCGTCCATGGCGACGGCGGGGTGGGTAGCGTCAGGGAGGTCACCGTCGTGTCGGGCCTGCCGGCGTCGACCAGCGTGGAGCGGCTGGAGATCCTGGACGACGACCGCCACATCCTCAGCTTCCGCGTCATGGGCGGGGAGCACCGGCTCAGGAACTACCGGTCCGTCACCTCGGTCACGGAGTTCCACAAGGAGGGGAAGGCCTACACCGTGGTGCTGGAGTCGTACGTGGTGGACGTGCCGGAGGGGAACACGGAGGAGGACACCAAGATGttcaccgacgtcgtcgtcaagCTCAACCTGCAGAAGCTTGCGGCGGTGGCTATGGCCTCCTCCTCGTGA
- the LOC135678526 gene encoding protein NDL1-like: protein MGESSGSVSVDVERISFGGKEHHVLTSHGPISVAVYGDLEKPALVTYPDVALNHMSCFQGLFFCPEAASLLLHNFCIYHISPPGHELGAAPISSDEPVLSLDQLADQVAEVLDFFGLETVMCFGVTAGAYILTLFATKYREHVLGLILVSPLCKAPSWSEWLYMKVVSNFLYFYGMCGLVKEYLLQRYFSKEVRGSSQVPESDIVQACRSLLDEKQSANVWWFLQSINGRHDLTEALKKLQCRTLIFVGEDSPFHSEALHMSAKLDKRYSALVEVQGCGSVVTEEQPHAMLIPMEYFLMGYGLYRPSQLSYSPRSPLSPLCISPELLSPESMGVKLKPIKTRIPAEV, encoded by the exons ATGGGAGAATCAAGCGGATCGGTCTCGGTGGACGTGGAGAGGATCTCCTTTGGAGGGAAG GAGCATCATGTGTTAACAAGCCATGGTCCGATTTCAGTTGCTGTTTATGGGGATCTGGAAAAGCCTGCACTTGTTACTTATCCAGATGTTGCTTTAAACC ATATGTCATGCTTTCAAGGGCTGTTTTTTTGTCCGGAAGCTGCTTCTTTGCTGCTTCATAATTTCTGCATATACCATATTAGTCCTCCAGGTCATGAG TTGGGTGCTGCTCCAATTTCTTCAGATGAACCAGTGCTTTCTTTAGATCAGTTAGCTGACCAGGTGGCAGAAGTTCTTGATTTCTTtgg GTTGGAAACTGTCATGTGCTTTGGGGTCACAGCTGGTGCTTATATTCTTACCCTATTTGCT ACTAAATATAGGGAGCATGTCCTAGGACTGATACTCGTCTCACCTCTTTGTAAGGCTCCCTCATGGTCAGAGTGGTTATATATGAAG GTAGTATCAAATTTCCTCTATTTTTATGGAATGTGTGGCTTAGTCAAGGAGTACTTACTCCAACGATACTTCAGTAAG GAAGTACGAGGAAGTTCACAGGTTCCCGAGTCAGATATAGTACAAGCCTGTAGAAGT TTGCTGGATGAGAAGCAGAGTGCAAATGTCTGGTGGTTTCTTCAGTCAAttaatgg GAGACATGACTTGACTGAAGCATTGAAGAAACTTCAGTGTCGGACTCTAATTTTTGTGGGTGAGGACTCCCCATTTCACTCGGAGGCCCTCCACATGTCCGCAAAGCTGGACAAGAGATACAGTGCATTGGTTGAG GTTCAGGGATGTGGGTCGGTGGTGACGGAAGAGCAGCCCCACGCCATGCTGATACCAATGGAGTACTTCCTCATGGGGTATGGATTGTACCGTCCAAGCCAACTGAGCTACAGCCCGAGAAGTCCCCTCAGTCCATTGTGCATCTCTCCGGAGTTGCTTTCCCCAGAGAGCATGGGAGTGAAGCTAAAGCCCATCAAGACTCGAATACCCGCTGAAGTTTGA
- the LOC135678527 gene encoding mitochondrial carrier protein CoAc2-like isoform X1 yields the protein MAEERGRKMATAAEENWRGGGVPLIVKELVAGGVAGGVSKTAVAPLERVKILFQTRRAEFHSVGLLGSFQKILQTEGLLGFYRGNGASVARIVPYAALHFMAYEQYRRWIILGFPNIGKGPVLDLISGSIAGGTAVIFTYPLDLVRTKLAYQVVGSSRLKNRGPYHSSEQVYRGILDCILKMYRKNGLRGLYRGVGPSLYGIFPYSGLKFYFYEELKMHVPEEHKKDVVVKLACGSVAGLLGQTITYPLDVVRRQMQVQALSTSNNEVGKGTFETLVMIIRTQGWKQLFSGLSINYLKVAPSVAIGFTVYDAMKSWLKVPSRDEAAVITVRAENKSNHPSSLHSG from the exons ATGGCGGAGGAGAGGGGAAGAAAGATGGCGACGGCGGCGGAGGAGAACTGGAGGGGTGGAGGGGTCCCCCTCATCGTGAAGGAGCTCGTCGCCGGGGGCGTCGCTGGAGGCGTCTCGAAGACGGCCGTCGCGCCGCTCGAGCGCGTCAAGATCCTGTTCCAG ACTAGAAGGGCAGAATTTCATAGCGTGGGATTGTTGGGATCCTTCCAGAAGATTTTACAGACAGAAGGTTTATTAGGGTTCTACAG GGGGAATGGAGCTAGTGTTGCTCGAATTGTTCCCTATGCAGCTTTGCATTTTATGGCATATGAACAATATCGACGGTGGATCATTCTAGGTTTTCCCAATATTGGAAAAGGTCCTGTACTTGATCTTATTTCAGGGTCGATAGCGGGAGGAACTGCAGTTATTTTTACTTACCCTCTTGATTTAGTACGTACAAAGCTGGCATATCAG GTTGTAGGATCATCAAGGCTGAAAAATAGAGGACCTTATCACTCCTCTGAACAGGTTTATCGGGGGATCCTTGATTGTATTTTGAAGATGTACAGAAAGAATGGCTTAAGAGGCCTATATCGTGGTGTAG GTCCATCATTATATGGAATCTTCCCATATTCTGGTCTCAAGTTTTATTTTTATGAGGAGTTGAAGATGCATGTTCCTGAAGAGCATAAAAAGGATGTAGTTGTGAAGCTTGCATGTGGATCAGTTGCTGGTTTATTGGGGCAAACGATAACATACCCCCTTGATGTTGTTAGACGACAAATGCAG GTACAAGCCCTCTCAACATCTAACAATGAAGTGGGGAAGGGAACATTTGAAACCCTTGTTATGATAATCCGAACTCAGGGATGGAAACAACTATTTTCTGGTCTGAGCATCAATTATTTGAAG GTTGCACCTTCTGTGGCAATAGGATTTACAGTTTACGATGCCATGAAGTCATGGCTTAAGGTCCCATCCCGAGATGAAGCGGCTGTCATTACAGTACGGGCCGAGAATAAGAGTAACCATCCATCATCCCTTCACTCAGGCTga